In a genomic window of Streptomyces pristinaespiralis:
- a CDS encoding type II secretion system F family protein, which translates to MNGEAVHRLGTTAAILSALACLVSLAAAKRREGRARTRGAALLRAGPEAPRRRVDLGRWAKPWAAPLGVAVVGWFLIGGATGGAVGLVAAVGVRRWQRGREKRTGAGTPAADARKEAARQLPLAADLMAACISAGASPREAAEAVGESLGGPVGAGLARTAAQLRLGAEPSPAWGCFGEIPGAEPLARCLERADSAGAPAADPVSRLAGRLRAERARAVAGRGRRAQVLITAPVGLCFLPAFLAVGVAPVVIGLAGGLLHGN; encoded by the coding sequence ATGAACGGCGAAGCCGTCCACAGGCTGGGGACGACGGCGGCGATTCTCTCCGCGCTGGCCTGCCTCGTCTCCCTGGCGGCGGCGAAGCGGCGAGAAGGCAGAGCGCGTACCAGAGGTGCGGCCCTGCTGCGGGCCGGGCCCGAAGCTCCGCGCCGGAGAGTCGACTTAGGGCGTTGGGCCAAACCCTGGGCGGCGCCGCTGGGCGTGGCAGTCGTCGGCTGGTTCCTGATCGGCGGGGCGACGGGCGGCGCGGTGGGACTTGTCGCCGCCGTGGGAGTGCGTCGGTGGCAGCGGGGCCGAGAAAAGCGGACAGGTGCCGGCACACCCGCGGCCGACGCCCGTAAGGAGGCGGCCCGCCAACTGCCCCTGGCGGCAGATCTGATGGCCGCGTGTATCTCCGCCGGAGCGAGCCCGCGGGAGGCGGCGGAGGCGGTCGGTGAATCGCTGGGTGGTCCGGTAGGCGCCGGCCTCGCACGAACTGCCGCACAGCTGCGGCTCGGTGCCGAACCGTCGCCTGCGTGGGGCTGCTTCGGTGAGATACCGGGCGCGGAGCCGCTGGCCCGCTGTCTGGAGCGGGCCGACTCCGCCGGAGCGCCGGCCGCGGATCCGGTGTCCCGGCTCGCCGGGCGACTCCGTGCGGAGCGTGCCCGCGCCGTGGCCGGCCGGGGGCGCAGGGCGCAGGTGCTGATCACGGCACCGGTGGGGCTGTGCTTCCTGCCCGCCTTCCTCGCGGTCGGCGTGGCGCCCGTCGTGATCGGTCTGGCGGGCGGGCTGCTGCACGGCAACTGA
- a CDS encoding TadA family conjugal transfer-associated ATPase, which yields MSSGLLEAVRQRLAESGAEPTPARVAAALRAQGRLLGDAEVLGGTERLRCELVGTGPLEPLLADPSVTDVLVSAPDRVWVDRGRGLELTEVTFADAGSVRRLAQRLAAVAERRLDDARPWVDARLPDGTRMHAVIPPVAVGSTCLSLRVVRPRAFSVGELVTAGTVPPGGDRLLRALIEARLSFLISGGTGSGKTTLLSTLLGMVGDRERIVLAEDSAELRPEHPHVVRLESRTANQEGAGRVTLKDLVRQALRMRPDRLVVGEVRGAEVTELLAALNTGHEGGCGTVHANAAADVPARLEALGTAAGLDRAALHSQLAAALAVVIHLVRDGAGRRRLAEIHVLERDAAGLVVTVPALRWAKGAFAAEAGWERLRALVGDAL from the coding sequence ATGAGCTCCGGACTGCTGGAGGCCGTACGGCAGCGCCTGGCGGAGAGCGGTGCGGAGCCCACACCGGCCCGCGTGGCCGCGGCACTGCGGGCGCAGGGCCGCCTGCTGGGCGACGCCGAAGTGCTGGGCGGCACAGAGCGGTTGCGTTGCGAGCTGGTGGGCACGGGGCCGCTGGAGCCGCTGCTGGCCGACCCGTCGGTGACGGACGTGCTGGTTTCCGCGCCCGACCGGGTGTGGGTGGACCGGGGCAGGGGCCTGGAGCTCACCGAGGTGACGTTCGCGGACGCGGGATCGGTGCGCAGACTGGCCCAGCGGCTCGCCGCTGTGGCGGAGCGGCGGCTGGACGACGCCCGCCCTTGGGTGGACGCCCGTCTGCCCGACGGGACACGGATGCATGCCGTGATCCCTCCCGTGGCCGTGGGCTCGACGTGCCTTTCGCTGCGTGTCGTGCGGCCCCGAGCCTTCTCCGTCGGAGAGCTGGTCACCGCCGGCACGGTGCCGCCCGGCGGGGACAGGCTGCTGCGGGCGCTGATCGAGGCCAGACTCTCGTTCCTGATCAGCGGCGGGACCGGTTCGGGGAAGACGACGCTGCTGAGCACCCTCCTGGGGATGGTCGGGGACAGGGAGCGCATCGTCCTTGCCGAGGACTCGGCCGAACTGCGACCCGAGCACCCGCATGTGGTGAGGCTGGAGTCGCGCACGGCGAACCAGGAGGGCGCCGGTCGCGTGACCCTGAAGGACCTGGTGAGACAGGCGCTGCGGATGCGCCCCGACCGGCTGGTGGTCGGAGAGGTCCGGGGCGCGGAGGTGACGGAGCTTCTGGCGGCCCTCAATACAGGCCACGAAGGCGGCTGCGGCACTGTCCATGCGAACGCGGCGGCGGACGTTCCGGCTCGGCTCGAGGCGCTGGGCACCGCCGCCGGGCTCGATCGGGCCGCGCTGCACAGCCAGTTGGCAGCCGCCCTCGCGGTCGTGATCCACCTCGTGCGGGACGGGGCAGGCAGGCGGCGGCTGGCAGAGATCCATGTGCTGGAGCGGGACGCCGCGGGACTGGTGGTGACCGTGCCGGCCCTGAGATGGGCCAAGGGGGCGTTCGCGGCAGAGGCGGGCTGGGAGCGGCTGCGGGCCCTGGTCGGTGATGCGCTGTGA
- a CDS encoding HAD family hydrolase, with amino-acid sequence MLCLVENHSLPRTAAFFDLDKTVIAKSSTLTFSKSFYQGGLINRRAVLRTAYAQFVFLAGGADHDQMERMREYLSMLCKGWNVQQVKEIVAETLHDLIDPIIYDEAASLIEEHHAAGRDVVIVSTSGAEVVEPIGELLGADRVVATRMVVGDDGCFTGEVGYYAYGPTKAEAIRELAESEGYDLARCYAYSDSVTDVPMLAAVGHPYAVNPGRGLRREAVLRDWPILDFHRPVRLKQRLPGFSMTPRPALVAMAAVGAAAATAGLVWYASRRRTSAAQASAG; translated from the coding sequence ATGCTCTGCCTCGTGGAAAACCACTCCTTGCCGCGCACAGCCGCCTTCTTTGACCTGGACAAGACGGTCATTGCGAAGTCATCGACTCTGACCTTCAGCAAGTCCTTCTACCAAGGCGGGCTGATCAACCGGCGCGCCGTACTGCGTACCGCCTATGCCCAGTTCGTTTTTCTCGCGGGCGGCGCGGACCACGACCAGATGGAGAGGATGCGCGAGTACCTCTCCATGCTCTGCAAAGGCTGGAACGTCCAGCAGGTCAAGGAGATCGTCGCCGAGACGCTCCACGACCTCATCGACCCGATCATCTACGACGAGGCCGCCTCGCTCATCGAGGAGCATCACGCCGCCGGCCGCGACGTGGTGATCGTCTCGACCTCGGGCGCCGAGGTCGTGGAGCCGATCGGCGAGCTGCTCGGCGCCGACCGCGTGGTGGCCACCCGCATGGTGGTCGGCGACGACGGTTGCTTCACCGGCGAGGTGGGCTACTACGCGTACGGGCCCACCAAGGCGGAGGCGATCCGGGAGCTCGCCGAGTCCGAGGGGTACGACCTCGCACGCTGTTACGCCTACAGCGACTCGGTCACCGACGTACCCATGCTCGCGGCCGTGGGGCATCCGTACGCGGTGAACCCGGGGCGTGGACTCCGCCGCGAAGCGGTCCTGCGGGACTGGCCGATTCTCGACTTCCACCGTCCGGTGCGGTTGAAGCAGCGACTGCCCGGTTTCTCGATGACACCGCGGCCGGCCCTGGTGGCAATGGCCGCCGTCGGAGCGGCAGCGGCCACGGCGGGGCTCGTCTGGTACGCCAGCCGCCGGCGGACCTCCGCCGCACAGGCTTCCGCCGGCTGA
- a CDS encoding polysaccharide deacetylase family protein, translating to MLAATKRVVAVGTVATALIAGLAACSGSKAPGGSAGEQGASGGKEGVAAPKSAVRLIGDGSTAFTGAQPGLLRPERLKPGQKPPQFVVFSWDGAGEDSQKLFSHFREVGKKYDATMTYFLSGVYLLPEEKRSMYNPPQHSAGRSDIGFNDIDGIKDTVRELRAAWLEGNEVGTHFNGHFCGKDGGVGTWSVEEWKSEISQAKSFVKNWKTNAGLASMEPLPFDYDKELIGARTPCLEGRDNFIRAASELGFRYDTSGVNNQVWPKKELGLWDLSLQMVPVPGRAFETLAMDYNFMVNQSGTVKGDPSKHTYWGNQMRDGLIQAFDRAYKGNRAPLIIGNHFESWNGGTYMRAIEQTIATVCVKSDVKCVSFRQLVDWLDAQDPKVLEKLRGLDVGQAPKGGWTQFLAKPVAPAAPPAEKPAKKPAGKAAAEPAEKS from the coding sequence ATGTTGGCCGCCACGAAGAGGGTCGTCGCCGTCGGCACGGTCGCCACGGCGCTGATCGCAGGTCTCGCAGCGTGTTCCGGCTCGAAGGCGCCGGGCGGCTCGGCCGGTGAACAGGGCGCTTCCGGGGGGAAGGAAGGTGTCGCCGCGCCGAAGAGCGCCGTACGCCTCATCGGTGACGGATCGACGGCGTTCACCGGCGCCCAGCCCGGGCTCCTCCGGCCCGAGCGCCTCAAGCCCGGCCAGAAGCCCCCGCAGTTCGTGGTCTTCTCCTGGGACGGTGCCGGCGAGGACAGCCAGAAGCTGTTCTCGCACTTCCGCGAAGTCGGCAAGAAGTACGACGCGACGATGACGTACTTCCTCAGCGGCGTCTATCTCCTCCCCGAGGAGAAGCGGTCGATGTACAACCCGCCGCAGCACTCGGCCGGCCGCTCCGACATCGGCTTCAACGACATCGACGGGATCAAGGACACCGTTCGCGAGCTGCGCGCCGCCTGGCTGGAAGGCAACGAGGTGGGGACCCACTTCAACGGCCACTTCTGCGGCAAGGACGGCGGGGTGGGCACCTGGTCCGTAGAGGAGTGGAAGAGCGAGATCAGCCAGGCCAAGTCGTTCGTCAAGAACTGGAAGACGAACGCGGGCCTCGCCTCCATGGAACCCCTCCCGTTCGATTACGACAAGGAACTCATCGGCGCCCGTACTCCGTGCCTCGAGGGACGGGACAACTTCATCCGCGCCGCGAGCGAGCTGGGCTTCCGCTACGACACCAGCGGCGTCAACAACCAGGTCTGGCCGAAGAAGGAACTCGGTCTGTGGGACCTCTCCCTCCAGATGGTCCCGGTGCCCGGCCGCGCCTTCGAGACGCTGGCGATGGACTACAACTTCATGGTCAACCAGTCCGGCACCGTCAAGGGTGACCCCTCCAAGCACACCTACTGGGGCAACCAGATGCGTGACGGCCTGATCCAGGCCTTCGACCGTGCCTATAAGGGCAACCGCGCACCGCTGATCATCGGCAACCACTTCGAGTCCTGGAACGGCGGCACTTACATGCGCGCCATCGAGCAGACGATCGCCACGGTCTGCGTGAAGAGCGACGTGAAGTGCGTGTCGTTCCGCCAACTCGTGGACTGGCTGGACGCGCAGGACCCGAAGGTCCTCGAGAAGCTGCGGGGTCTCGATGTCGGCCAGGCGCCGAAGGGCGGGTGGACCCAGTTCCTGGCCAAGCCCGTGGCTCCGGCGGCCCCGCCGGCCGAGAAGCCTGCCAAGAAGCCGGCCGGGAAGGCGGCGGCCGAGCCGGCCGAGAAGAGCTGA
- a CDS encoding DUF4244 domain-containing protein: protein MWQAMRVRLTALRRRMRTDDGMTTSEYAMGTIAACAFAAVLYKIVTSGTVSGALEAVIGKALDAQF from the coding sequence ATGTGGCAGGCGATGCGGGTTCGGCTGACTGCGCTGAGGCGCAGGATGCGCACCGACGACGGAATGACCACATCCGAGTACGCGATGGGAACGATCGCCGCGTGCGCCTTCGCGGCGGTCCTCTACAAGATCGTCACCAGCGGCACCGTATCGGGAGCCCTGGAAGCCGTGATCGGGAAGGCGCTCGATGCGCAGTTCTGA
- a CDS encoding type II secretion system F family protein translates to MCAAALCLVAATWLLTVGQERALRRARLMLAGPGAAVLPPWWSWRGLLPVITFRKEWWCLPAGVAVAVAGESPLPLAAGAVAVPLVRRWLRARERRRDEDRRARGVIGLCGATAGELRAGLQPAQALLFAVGATDVLGDAEARVLAAARFGGDVPEALRSAARQPGAEGLAGVAACWRVAVDGGAGLAAGLDRLEASLRAEMDQREELAAQLAGAWSTIVLLALLPVAGLAMGWALGADPLHVLFHSPAGIACLVIGGLLETAGLCWAGRIVRAGEEA, encoded by the coding sequence ATGTGCGCGGCGGCGCTGTGCCTGGTCGCGGCCACCTGGCTGCTGACCGTTGGGCAGGAGCGGGCGCTGCGCAGGGCGCGGCTGATGCTCGCCGGCCCGGGGGCGGCGGTGCTGCCTCCGTGGTGGTCCTGGAGAGGGCTGCTGCCCGTGATCACGTTCCGCAAGGAGTGGTGGTGCCTACCCGCGGGAGTGGCGGTGGCCGTCGCCGGCGAATCCCCGCTGCCGCTGGCAGCGGGAGCCGTCGCCGTGCCGTTGGTGCGGCGGTGGCTGCGGGCCCGGGAGCGCCGGAGGGACGAGGACCGACGGGCCCGAGGGGTCATCGGTCTGTGCGGGGCGACGGCCGGGGAGCTGAGGGCCGGACTGCAGCCCGCACAGGCACTGCTTTTCGCCGTGGGGGCGACGGACGTCCTCGGTGACGCGGAGGCCCGGGTGCTGGCGGCGGCGAGGTTCGGCGGAGACGTGCCCGAGGCGTTGCGGTCGGCGGCACGACAGCCGGGTGCGGAAGGACTGGCCGGGGTGGCGGCGTGCTGGCGGGTCGCGGTGGACGGTGGTGCCGGTCTGGCGGCCGGACTGGACCGCCTGGAGGCGTCCCTGCGTGCCGAGATGGATCAACGGGAGGAGCTGGCAGCACAGTTGGCCGGTGCCTGGTCGACCATCGTGCTGCTGGCACTGCTGCCGGTCGCGGGTCTGGCCATGGGCTGGGCTCTCGGAGCCGACCCACTGCACGTGCTGTTCCACAGCCCGGCAGGTATCGCCTGTCTGGTGATCGGAGGGCTGCTCGAGACAGCGGGGCTGTGCTGGGCCGGACGGATCGTACGCGCCGGAGAAGAGGCATGA
- a CDS encoding Fic family protein, with translation MSTNASSADPLAALGALPGVADSVDSVRKAVDRVYGHRVMRRRSNEITSEAALRGARGSAALSGADWALEEVRRRTDFGSEPEARTVGAALRLTAEAGQLLSIWRQSPLRVLARLHLVAAGRAVDDDTVGRPRLPGETVDEPLINAPLPDVAEVTGRLEGLAELIIAGTEAPALVTAAVVHGELLALRPFGSYNGLVARAAERIVLVGSGLDPKSICPAEVGHAEQGRASYVAAFEAYLTGTPEGLAAWIAHCGRAVELGVRESTAVCEALQRGAA, from the coding sequence ATGAGTACGAACGCCTCGTCGGCCGATCCCCTCGCCGCCCTCGGCGCCCTGCCGGGCGTTGCCGACTCCGTGGATTCCGTGCGGAAGGCAGTCGACAGGGTCTACGGACACCGTGTCATGCGCCGGCGCAGCAACGAGATCACTTCCGAGGCCGCGCTGCGCGGAGCGCGCGGTTCGGCCGCGCTGTCCGGGGCGGACTGGGCGCTGGAAGAGGTGCGCAGGCGGACCGACTTCGGCAGCGAGCCGGAGGCACGCACGGTCGGCGCCGCCCTGCGGCTCACGGCGGAAGCCGGGCAACTGCTCTCCATCTGGCGGCAGTCGCCGCTGCGCGTCCTGGCCCGGCTGCACCTGGTGGCGGCCGGCCGGGCGGTCGACGACGACACCGTGGGGCGGCCGCGCCTGCCCGGCGAGACGGTGGACGAGCCGCTGATCAACGCACCGCTGCCGGACGTCGCCGAGGTGACGGGCCGGCTGGAGGGCCTGGCGGAGCTGATCATCGCAGGGACGGAAGCGCCCGCGCTGGTGACCGCTGCGGTGGTGCACGGCGAGCTTCTGGCGCTGCGGCCGTTCGGTTCGTACAACGGCCTGGTCGCCAGGGCGGCCGAGCGGATCGTGCTCGTCGGCAGCGGGCTCGACCCGAAGTCGATCTGCCCGGCCGAGGTCGGCCATGCCGAGCAGGGCAGGGCCTCCTATGTGGCCGCCTTCGAGGCGTATCTGACCGGGACGCCGGAGGGGCTGGCCGCGTGGATCGCCCACTGCGGCCGCGCGGTGGAGCTCGGCGTCAGGGAATCGACCGCGGTGTGCGAGGCGCTTCAGCGCGGCGCCGCCTGA
- a CDS encoding ATP-binding protein, with protein MKIAFVGKGGSGKTTLSSLFIRHLAANEAHVIAVDADINQHLGAALGLDEAEAAALPAMGAHLPLIKDYLRGSNPRIASADTMIKTTPPGEGSRLLRVVEDNPVYDACARTIRLDDGDIRLMATGPFTESDLGVSCYHSKVGAVELCLNHLVDGPDEYVVVDMTAGSDSFASGMFTRFDMTFLVAEPTLKGVSVYRQYKEYARDYGVSLKVVGNKVQGPDDITFLREQVGDDLLVTVGHSNWVRAMEKGRPHRFELLEADNRMALQSLQNAAEDSYAARDWERYTRQMVHFHLRNAESWGNARTGADLAAQVDPAFVLGEHTPVAQPG; from the coding sequence ATGAAGATCGCTTTCGTAGGGAAGGGCGGCAGCGGCAAGACGACCCTGTCCTCCCTGTTCATCCGCCACCTGGCAGCCAACGAGGCGCACGTCATCGCGGTGGACGCCGACATCAACCAGCATCTCGGTGCCGCGCTCGGTCTCGACGAGGCCGAAGCGGCGGCGCTGCCCGCGATGGGGGCGCACCTGCCGCTGATCAAGGACTATCTGCGCGGCTCCAACCCCCGCATCGCCTCGGCCGACACGATGATCAAGACCACCCCTCCAGGCGAGGGATCGCGGCTGCTGCGCGTCGTCGAGGACAACCCGGTGTACGACGCGTGCGCCCGTACGATCCGGCTCGACGACGGCGACATCCGGCTGATGGCCACCGGCCCCTTCACCGAGTCGGATCTCGGCGTCTCCTGCTACCACTCCAAGGTCGGCGCGGTCGAGCTCTGCCTGAACCACCTCGTCGACGGCCCGGACGAGTACGTGGTGGTCGACATGACCGCCGGCTCCGACTCGTTCGCCTCCGGGATGTTCACCCGCTTCGACATGACGTTCCTGGTGGCGGAGCCCACCCTCAAGGGTGTTTCCGTCTACCGCCAGTACAAGGAGTACGCCCGCGACTACGGCGTGAGCCTGAAGGTCGTGGGCAACAAGGTGCAGGGCCCGGACGACATCACGTTCCTGAGGGAGCAGGTCGGCGACGACCTGCTCGTCACCGTGGGGCACTCCAACTGGGTACGTGCCATGGAGAAGGGACGTCCGCACCGCTTCGAGCTGTTGGAGGCGGACAACCGCATGGCCCTGCAGAGCCTGCAGAACGCCGCGGAGGACTCCTACGCGGCCCGCGACTGGGAGCGCTACACCCGTCAGATGGTGCACTTCCATCTGAGGAACGCAGAGAGCTGGGGAAACGCGAGGACGGGGGCGGACCTGGCGGCACAGGTGGATCCCGCTTTCGTGCTCGGAGAGCACACCCCCGTGGCACAGCCCGGCTGA
- a CDS encoding TadE family type IV pilus minor pilin has translation MPALVVFTMGLVWALMAASAQIQCVDAARAGARAAARSEPRAAAVAAARSAAPSGSDITLTRSGDLWRVRVEADTPGPGALALTLSAEAAALAEDTVGRGPKAVVPGALVGRESGLQTTAGPGPKAVAPDVVVRRATGPEAPAGQASPDGAPEGTARIAVLPPPPALVAVSGPAQASLVRRHRGGAQERGGAHVLFRADRGGRGSDTGPVRVVGAPGAERPERLGTATAATVEVVP, from the coding sequence GTGCCGGCGCTGGTGGTGTTCACCATGGGCCTGGTCTGGGCCTTGATGGCGGCTTCGGCGCAGATCCAGTGCGTGGACGCCGCGCGGGCCGGTGCTCGTGCGGCGGCCCGGTCGGAGCCTCGGGCCGCGGCCGTCGCCGCTGCCCGTTCCGCGGCACCGAGCGGATCCGACATCACCCTTACGCGCAGCGGTGACCTGTGGCGCGTACGCGTCGAGGCGGACACGCCCGGGCCCGGCGCGCTTGCCCTGACGCTCAGCGCGGAAGCGGCCGCGCTCGCCGAGGACACCGTGGGTCGAGGGCCGAAGGCGGTTGTGCCGGGCGCCCTCGTCGGGCGGGAAAGCGGTCTCCAGACCACAGCCGGGCCGGGGCCGAAGGCCGTCGCACCAGACGTCGTCGTCAGGCGGGCCACCGGTCCCGAAGCCCCCGCAGGACAGGCGTCACCGGACGGGGCACCCGAGGGCACCGCCCGGATCGCCGTGCTGCCCCCGCCTCCGGCCCTGGTGGCGGTCTCAGGCCCCGCCCAGGCCTCCCTGGTCCGCCGACACCGGGGCGGCGCTCAGGAGCGGGGAGGCGCCCACGTGCTGTTTCGCGCGGACAGAGGGGGCCGCGGCAGCGACACAGGTCCTGTCCGCGTCGTCGGTGCGCCGGGAGCGGAACGCCCTGAACGGCTCGGCACCGCCACAGCGGCGACCGTGGAGGTGGTGCCGTGA
- the ssd gene encoding septum site-determining protein Ssd has protein sequence MAGSITSDRPRAAEERPGGPLIVTEDMELLDDLLRLCAAAGAEPEVHHSLPERKGGWEEAPLVLVGDDAAARCRGASRRRGVFLVGRDQDDPDVWRRAVEIGADCVLRLPDAESWLVDRIADVVEGVGRQALTVGVIGGRGGAGASTLATALAVTSARGGRRTMLVDGDPLGGGLDVLLGGEHTEGRRWPDFAASKGRVAGGALEESLPELHALRVLSWDRGDSVVVPPEAMRSVLAAARRRGGVVVVDLPRRVDEGVAEALAQLDLGLLVVPGELRAVAAANRVASAVGMVLADLRVVCRGPYAPGLDEQWVAGALGLPLAGELPTEPGLVAAQIAGAPPGASGRGPLARFCTAFWERALVGEGVA, from the coding sequence GTGGCCGGATCCATCACATCGGACCGCCCGCGTGCCGCGGAGGAGCGGCCTGGCGGGCCCTTGATCGTCACCGAGGACATGGAGCTGCTCGACGATCTGCTGCGCCTGTGCGCGGCGGCGGGTGCCGAGCCGGAGGTCCACCATTCGCTGCCCGAGCGGAAGGGCGGCTGGGAGGAGGCACCGCTCGTCCTCGTCGGCGACGATGCCGCCGCGCGCTGCCGCGGAGCCTCGCGCAGGCGCGGGGTGTTCCTGGTGGGCAGGGACCAGGACGACCCGGACGTGTGGCGGCGAGCCGTGGAGATCGGGGCCGACTGCGTGCTGCGCCTCCCCGACGCGGAGAGCTGGCTGGTCGACCGGATCGCGGACGTGGTCGAAGGTGTGGGACGCCAGGCGCTGACCGTGGGGGTGATCGGCGGTCGCGGCGGCGCCGGGGCCTCGACCCTGGCCACCGCTCTCGCGGTGACGTCCGCCCGCGGCGGGCGGCGCACGATGCTCGTCGACGGCGACCCTCTCGGCGGAGGCCTGGACGTGCTCCTCGGAGGCGAGCACACGGAGGGCAGACGATGGCCGGATTTCGCCGCTTCGAAGGGCCGTGTCGCCGGAGGTGCGCTGGAGGAGTCCTTGCCCGAGCTGCATGCGCTGCGCGTGCTCAGCTGGGACCGCGGTGATTCCGTCGTCGTTCCCCCGGAGGCCATGAGGTCCGTCCTGGCGGCTGCCCGCCGACGGGGCGGAGTGGTGGTCGTCGATCTGCCACGGCGGGTCGACGAAGGGGTGGCTGAGGCCTTGGCACAGCTCGATCTGGGTCTGCTGGTCGTACCGGGCGAGCTGCGAGCGGTCGCCGCCGCGAACAGGGTGGCCTCCGCCGTGGGCATGGTCCTGGCGGACCTGCGGGTGGTGTGCCGCGGGCCGTACGCGCCGGGATTGGACGAGCAGTGGGTTGCGGGTGCCCTCGGACTGCCGCTCGCCGGTGAACTTCCGACGGAGCCGGGACTCGTGGCCGCGCAGATCGCCGGAGCGCCACCGGGCGCCAGTGGCCGCGGACCGCTTGCCAGGTTCTGCACCGCCTTCTGGGAGCGCGCGCTGGTGGGGGAGGGCGTCGCATGA